A genomic stretch from Neodiprion fabricii isolate iyNeoFabr1 chromosome 3, iyNeoFabr1.1, whole genome shotgun sequence includes:
- the LOC124177998 gene encoding mesocentin isoform X3 encodes MPEEPKSGGSVAEASAAENGTRTSSPSKSPSNKGKTVLARITLLDGTVKDFPIERKARGQELLDKICQSMNLLEKDYFGLIYADRHDPRNWLDLDKRIGKFIKNEPWKFNFEVKFYPPDPAQLQEDITRYQLCLQIRNDIVTGRLPCSFVTHALLGSYLVQSEVGDYDPDEHKRTYLNEFKFAPNQTPELVEKVMDLHKTHKGQTPAEAELHYLENAKKLAMYGVDLHPAKDSEGVDIMLGVCSSGLLVHRDRLRINRFAWPKILKISYKRHNFYIKIRPGEFEQFESTIGFKLANHRAAKKLWKVCVEHHTFFRLMSPEPTQKLGLFPRLGSRFRYSGRTHYETKKTPIERQPPQFERSLSGRRLTSRSMDALGGPRPVETYGSEPSKRHTMMSYEPETIPDLEYIEQRPSPIKKKKEKLTRKTSAGTTSASSNSSLEGEYDAEGGKKKPIGGIAVLPPGGLSKKKKDKQNENEKENRNDLNNSDLINESALLDTSSEKSPTKKEPKKKEKETPEKRDKEKKEKIKSPVGGFLFGKKDKDSKQKKDKKGKDLDESTEKDDSESKDDKTGSPGSPQLPGYTKPYDYVEDETSPTRKNFKTRGFSYEDKPSSQDPSDQQSPTSAGRKATGLAFNYAPGEEKKVAETAEKRKTKETDANKTPAGLRTPGLNYVESAGLKEQQKAATLSPDDGKQASSAFISGELQNQRAAVQPGVIIPSSVESKPNYRILPLPDGSKVIGGIIYTKEGKTLDQSTLGPDGSTIINGKVLGKDGNPIKKSDFGPHGTHVANGLVTGKDGKPLYQETLGINGNAVRNGIIYEPSGEAVNDRGLGPGYTLVKDGKVVSKNGKPLGYESLGKDGDYIKDGLIFSRDGKPLTQGSFGTDGDYIVSGAVHGKDGKPLSQIALLPDSTFISEGLFYDRDGKPLSTGQLGPDGHLIRDGKVYSKDGKPVKSESFSSDGSVIKDGTVHGKDGNLLSQGSLLPNGAHLKDGKVVGKDGKAIKHAFYKPDGSFVKDGVIYGRDGRPLSQIPLIAPGAFVKEGVINTKEGKLLNQSLFKPDNVVIKDGVVHGSDGGVLAEGFLGPDGLTIKDGIVLGRDGKPAKNETFAPNGSYIKKGLIYAKNGKPLNQDSLVPEGASIKDGLIYNKDGKLMKAAFFKPDGSHIRDGRVYGKDGKPLNLSSALPDDSFIANGVIFESTGKPLDKDTFGSDGSYVAAGLIHGKDGKIVADGVFGPGGNRIKNGLVVDRDGRPVNQDDKGPDNMAIKDGKIVDADGNPKNQGSLVPDGCYIQSGVVYDKRENPLKEGAFKCDGSYIRDGLIYGWGGQLLNSGAELPAGSYVEEGRLYGKDGKPLNHSSFGPEGNSIENGFIYGKDKKPLHRGTFGNDGSTIQNGLIYGADGKPLNKRQTIITVTLVRYGLVCDKDGNPLESGIFDSEGSFIKKGKIYDSNGHPLNQSVYGSDGSFIKDGLIYGKNGKPLEKGPLIAETSFIKSGRVYAATGQPLTQEAFGPEGLKVIDGVVVDKAGTPIKNIQFDAEGNLVKDGLIYAPTGKPLDKKYTVISITLVRKGLVCDKDGKPVLQAPFGTDGSFIKDGKIYDKSGKPLNQEIFGNDGGFIKDGLIYASNGQVMDQDPISDETSYIEDGKIFGSNGLLLNQEKYGPESYRVVDGIVVDKNFQPLKQGTFGSDAVIKDGKVYGSDGKPLFKKFTVITITVVKRGLVCDKNGKPLVHGPFGTDGSYVKDGKIYDKAGKPLSQSSFGSDGSYIKNGVICSKDGKPLDQDVGADEDQHTYIDDGKIYNISGKALTTDSYGPYGFKVVDGVIYGRDGKPLASGTFDNDGNTIKGGKIFAKDGKPLTKESRIVTITFVKRGLVCNKDGKVLKDSPFDNDGNVVKDGKVYGTDGKPLTARYYGPDSIFIREGVIFSENGKPLNDRETGPEGSYVREGIVYAKNGKPLTQNPFGPEGCKVVAGVIYGKNGKPLDGTLFVNDGSYVKDGLIHSSDGKLDSKDNLTFMYKTVLVTIEPNAQSEENIANLVSAVNQGFYDDPRYKKFSGMSSFGKDAKIYPTSGGAYESGSGDDSDDDLDQYGEGKGDVIRELRGAAKINIPALKKTSIPTTPTIVKTTTKQSAVKDHEGVTQNIEEKVEDLTPGGTGQVTVSTHVNKAEAADDGRSPYMTATAVTTRTATMHEDLEKNQKTSQVEEKTVAHTTATSATWQEQRVVTQEVRTTSHVLSGEQGDQAGIVATETHVYTGEPDNNVTTTTTVPLVATESRKVALESEDGNYSATGEIVSSQTISSKTRTVETITYKTEKDGVVETRVEQKITIQSDGDPIDHDKALAEAIQEATDMNPDMTVEKIEIQQQTAQ; translated from the exons CAAAGGAAAAACTGTCTTGGCCAGAATAACTCTTCTTGATGGCACTGTCAAAGATTTCCCGATTGAG AGAAAGGCTAGAGGCCAAGAGCTTCTTGACAAAATATGCCAAAGTATGAACTTGTTGGAAAAAGATTACTTTGGTCTGATATATGCTGACCGGCACGACCCGAGGAACTGGCTGGATCTTGACAAGAGGATTGGTAAATTCATCAAAA ATGAACCGTGGAAGTTCAATTTCGAAGTGAAATTCTACCCGCCAGACCCCGCTCAGCTCCAAGAAGATATAACTCGCTATCAGTTATGTTTGCAAATAAGAAACGATATCGTCACAGGTCGTCTGCCCTGTTCGTTTGTCACCCACGCTTTGCTGGGCTCTTACCTTGTGCAATCCGAAGTAGGAGACTATGACCCTGATGAGCACAAAAGAACTTATCTAAACGAATTCAAATTTGCTCCAAATCAAACTCCCGAACTTGTTGAAAAAGTGATGGATCTCCACAAAACACACAA AGGTCAGACTCCGGCAGAGGCCGAACTTCATTACCTTGAAAATGCGAAGAAGTTAGCTATGTACGGTGTAGATCTCCATCCTGCGAAGGACTCAGAAGGTGTAGACATAATGTTGGGTGTCTGTTCCTCTGGTCTACTCGTTCACAGGGACCGTTTGAGAATAAACAGATTTGCATGGccgaaaatattgaaaatttcgtacaagaggcacaatttttacataaaaattcGACCGGGAGAATTTGAACAATTCGAATCTACCATTGGCTTCAAATTGGCCAATCATAGAGCTGCCAAAAAATTGTGGAAAGTCTGCGTCGAACATCATACTTTCTTTag GTTGATGAGCCCTGAACCGACTCAAAAACTTGGACTCTTCCCACGTCTTGGATCTCGCTTCCGTTACTCAGGAAGAACTCACTATGAGACTAAGAAAACTCCTATTGAAAGACAACCGCCGCAGTTTGAGAGATCTCTTAGTGGGCGACGGCTGACATCTCGCAGTATGGATG CCTTGGGTGGACCAAGGCCTGTTGAGACTTATGGATCGGAGCCCAGCAAGAGACATACCATGATGAGCTACGAACCTGAAACGATACCTGATCTTGAATATATTGAACAACGGCCGAGTCctataaagaagaaaaaggaaaag CTAACACGAAAGACAAGTGCTGGAACCACTTCAGCCAGCAGTAACAGCAGTCTGGAAGGAGAGTACGACGCTGAAGGTGGgaaaaag AAACCAATTGGGGGTATCGCGGTTCTTCCTCCTGGCGGCTTGtccaagaagaagaaggacaagcagaatgaaaatgagaaagaaaaccgCAACGACTTGAATAACTCAGACTTAATAAACGAAAGTGCACTGCTTGACACTAGCAGCGAAAAGTCACCTACTAAAAAGGAgcctaaaaaaaaagagaaggaaacaCCCGAAAAACGTGACaaggaaaagaaggaaaaaatcaag AGTCCTGTCGGTGGTTTCCTGTTTGGCAAGAAGGACAAAGATTCCAAGcagaaaaaagataaaaaggGAAAAGACCTTGACGAGTCAACTGAAAAAGATGACTCTGAATCAAAAGATGACAAAACAGGATCTCCTGGCTCTCCGCAACTTCCAGGATACACAAAACCATACGATTATGTTGAAGACGAAACTTCGCCGactagaaaaaatttcaagacacGAGGCTTTTCGTACGAAGACAAACCTTCTTCTCAGGATCCATCGGATCAACAATCACCCACGTCAGCTGGTAGAAAAGCTACTGGCCTAGCATTCAACTATGCTCctggagaagagaagaaagttGCTGAAACAGCTGAGAAACGAAAAACCAAAGAAACAGACGCCAACAAAACACCGGCAGGCTTACGTACACCGGGATTGAACTATGTGGAATCAGCTGGACTGAAAGAACAGCAGAAAGCAGCAACTCTTTCTCCAGATGATGGAAAACAAGCTTCGAGTGCTTTTATCAGCGGTGAATTGCAGAATCAAAGAGCTGCCGTTCAACCTGGTGTCATAATACCCAGTTCGGTGGAAAGCAAACCCAACTACAGGATATTACCTTTACCAGATGGTTCCAAAGTTATTGGtggtataatttatacaaagGAAGGCAAAACCTTGGATCAGAGTACACTGGGCCCAGATGGCAGTACAATCATCAACGGCAAAGTTCTCGGGAAAGACGGCAATCCGATAAAGAAATCCGATTTTGGTCCCCATGGCACACACGTTGCCAATGGATTAGTAACAGGCAAAGATGGCAAGCCTCTGTACCAAGAAACATTGGGCATTAACGGAAATGCTGTAAGAAATGGAATCATCTATGAGCCAAGCGGAGAGGCAGTCAATGATCGGGGCCTGGGACCAGGCTACACTTTAGTTAAAGACGGCAAAGTAGTGTCCAAGAACGGTAAGCCTCTCGGTTATGAATCTCTTGGAAAAGACGGAGATTACATAAAAGATGGACTGATATTTAGTCGGGATGGAAAACCGTTGACTCAAGGCTCGTTTGGCACAGATGGCGACTACATAGTCTCAGGTGCTGTGCATGGAAAGGATGGCAAACCTCTGAGTCAAATTGCTTTGCTTCCTGACTCAACTTTCATCAGCGAGGGCCTCTTCTACGATCGTGACGGAAAACCGTTGAGTACTGGCCAACTGGGTCCCGATGGACACTTAATACGAGACGGAAAAGTTTACTCGAAAGACGGCAAGCCTGTTAAAAGCGAATCTTTCAGCTCGGATGGATCGGTAATAAAAGACGGGACAGTGCATGGAAAAGATGGCAACTTGCTCAGCCAAGGATCGCTACTTCCTAATGGCGCTCACTTGAAGGATGGTAAAGTTGTCGGCAAAGATGGCAAGGCTATCAAACATGCATTTTACAAGCCTGATGGCAGTTTTGTTAAAGACGGTGTAATTTACGGACGAGACGGAAGACCATTGAGTCAAATTCCCTTGATTGCCCCTGGTGCTTTTGTTAAGGAAGGGGTAATCAACACCAAAGAAGGAAAACTTTTGAATCAAAGCTTATTCAAGCCTGACAACGTAGTTATTAAGGATGGAGTAGTACACGGTAGTGACGGAGGTGTCTTAGCCGAAGGTTTTCTGGGACCAGATGGACTTACAATCAAGGATGGAATCGTTCTTGGAAGAGATGGCAAACCTGCCAAGAACGAAACGTTTGCGCCTAACGGAAGCTACATCAAGAAGGGTCTAATTTATGCTAAGAATGGTAAACCTCTGAATCAGGATTCTCTAGTTCCCGAGGGCGCAAGCATAAAGGACGGTTTGATTTATAACAAGGACGGAAAGCTGATGAAGGCAGCGTTCTTCAAGCCCGATGGAAGTCATATTCGAGATGGCCGAGTTTACGGAAAAGATGGAAAGCCGTTGAATCTTAGCTCAGCCCTTCCAGATGATAGTTTCATCGCAAATGGTGTGATTTTTGAGTCTACAGGTAAACCTCTTGATAAGGATACCTTTGGCTCCGACGGTTCGTACGTTGCAGCTGGTTTGATTCATGGAAAAGACGGCAAAATCGTCGCTGACGGTGTCTTTGGACCCGGCGGCAACAGAATCAAGAACGGTTTGGTCGTTGACAGAGATGGCAGGCCAGTGAACCAAGACGATAAAGGCCCTGACAATATGGCCATCAAAGACGGTAAAATCGTTGACGCGGACGGAAATCCCAAAAATCAGGGCTCTCTAGTACCAGATGGTTGTTATATTCAGAGTGGCGTGGTTTATGATAAACGCGAGAATCCTTTGAAGGAAGGTGCATTCAAATGTGATGGCAGTTACATACGAGATGGCTTAATCTATGGCTGGGGTGGACAGCTTTTGAACTCTGGTGCTGAACTCCCAGCTGGTAGTTACGTTGAGGAAGGTAGACTGTACGGCAAGGATGGCAAACCATTGAACCACAGTTCCTTTGGACCGGAAGGAAACTCCATAGAGAACGGATTCATCTATGGAAAGGATAAGAAACCTCTGCATCGTGGAACCTTTGGAAACGACGGTAGCACAATACAAAATGGTTTGATATACGGTGCCGATGGTAAGCCTTTGAATAAAAGACAAACAATCATCACCGTCACGTTAGTGCGCTACGGTTTGGTCTGTGATAAAGACGGAAACCCCTTGGAATCTGGGATATTCGATTCTGAAGGCAGTTTCATCAAGAAgggaaaaatttatgattcTAATGGACATCCTCTCAATCAAAGTGTATATGGATCAGATGGTAGCTTCATTAAAGATGGTTTAATTTATGGCAAGAATGGTAAACCTTTAGAAAAGGGGCCACTTATTGCAGAGACGAGTTTCATCAAGAGCGGAAGAGTATACGCCGCTACTGGACAGCCGCTCACACAAGAAGCATTTGGTCCGGAAGGCTTAAAAGTTATTGACGGAGTAGTAGTTGATAAGGCTGGTACTCCGATAAAGAACATTCAATTTGACGCAGAGGGCAACCTGGTTAAAGATGGACTTATCTACGCGCCAACTGGGAAGCCGTTGGACAAAAAATATACCGTTATCTCTATTACTTTGGTACGCAAGGGTCTTGTTTGTGACAAAGATGGTAAACCTGTATTGCAAGCACCATTTGGAACAGATGGCAGCTTCATCAAAGATGGTAAAATTTACGACAAAAGTGGTAAGCCATTGAACCAAGAGATATTTGGAAACGATGGTGGTTTCATCAAAGATGGACTGATTTACGCTAGCAATGGTCAAGTTATGGATCAGGACCCAATTTCTGACGAAACCTCGTACATTGAAGACGGTAAAATATTCGGATCTAACGGACTTCTGTTGAACCAAGAAAAGTATGGACCGGAAAGTTACAGAGTAGTCGATGGGATTGTGgtagataaaaatttccagcCACTAAAGCAAGGTACATTTGGATCCGATGCGGTAATCAAGGATGGAAAAGTTTACGGCAGCGACGGAAAGCCTCTGTTTAAGAAATTCACCGTTATTACGATCACCGTTGTTAAGCGAGGCTTAGTCTGCGACAAGAATGGTAAACCGCTTGTTCATGGACCTTTTGGCACGGACGGCAGTTATGTTAAAGATGGTAAAATATATGACAAGGCAGGCAAGCCTTTGAGTCAGTCTTCATTCGGAAGCGATGGTAGCTACATCAAAAACGGAGTTATCTGTTCCAAGGATGGAAAACCTTTAGATCAGGATGTTGGTGCGGACGAAGATCAGCATACGTATATAGACGATGGTAAAATCTATAATATCAGTGGCAAGGCGCTTACAACTGACTCATATGGTCCGTACGGCTTCAAGGTAGTCGATGGTGTGATTTATGGAAGAGATGGGAAACCGTTGGCATCTGGGACCTTTGATAATGATGGCAACACAataaaaggaggaaaaatCTTTGCAAAAGATGGTAAACCACTCACTAAAGAGTCGAGGATCGTCACTATCACATTTGTGAAACGTGGACTCGTTTGTAACAAGGATGGAAAGGTTTTGAAGGATAGTCCTTTCGATAACGACGGAAACGTTGTCAAGGATGGAAAGGTTTACGGCACAGATGGCAAACCTTTGACTGCTCGATACTACGGTCCTGACAGTATTTTCATAAGGGAAGGAGTAATTTTCAGCGAAAATGGAAAGCCGTTGAATGATCGGGAAACTGGACCAGAGGGTAGCTATGTTCGCGAAGGCATAGTATATGCAAAGAATGGAAAGCCGCTGACGCAAAATCCATTTGGTCCAGAAGGTTGTAAAGTTGTTGCTGGTGTAATTTATGGAAAGAACGGTAAACCCCTTGATGGAACGTTGTTTGTCAATGACGGAAGCTATGTCAAGGATGGTTTAATTCACTCCAGTGATGGCAAGTTGGATAGTAAAGATAATCTAACGTTTATGTACAAAACCGTCCTTGTTACGATCGAACCGAATGCTCAGTCAGAAGAAAATATTGCGAATTTGGTCAGTGCAGTTAATCAAGGCTTTTATGACGATCCACGGTATAAGAAATTCAGTGGAATGAGCTCTTTCGGTAAAGACGCCAAGATCTACCCAACATCAGGCGGAGCGTATGAAAGTGGCTCTGGAGATGACAGCGATGATGATTTGGATCAGTACGGAGAGGGAAAAGGTGACGTTATTAGGGAGTTGCGTGGTGCTGCCAAGATCAATATTCCCGCTTTAAAGAAGACCTCAATTCCGACCACACCAACAATTGTTAAAACTACAACTAAACAATCGGCTGTCAAAGATCATGAAGGGGTGACACAGAacattgaagaaaaagtagaGGACCTTACGCCAGGAGGTACCGGCCAAGTCACTGTATCTACACATGTGAACAAG GCTGAAGCAGCTGACGATGGTAGATCACCGTACATGACAGCAACCGCTGTTACGACCCGTACAGCAACGATGCACGAAGACTTGGAAAAGAACCAGAAAACGAGCCAG gtggaagaaaaaacggTAGCTCATACAACTGCTACTAGTGCAACATGGCAGGAACAGCGTGTTGTCACACAGGAAGTCAGAACAACAAGTCATGTACTTTCCGGCGAACAG GGAGATCAAGCTGGCATAGTAGCAACGGAAACGCACGTTTACACAGGGGAACCCGATAACAATgtaacaacgacaacaacggTACCACTGGTTGCAACTGAGTCACGAAAAGTAGCTTTGGAAAGCGAAGATGGCAATTATAGCGCGACCGGTGAAATTGTCAGCTCTCAAACAATATCTAGCAAGACTCGTACCGTGGAAACAATTACG TATAAGACGGAAAAAGACGGTGTTGTTGAGACTCGAGTGGaacagaaaattacaatacAATCAGACGGGGATCCTATCGATCACGACAAGGCTCTGGCGGAAGCTATTCAGGAAGCTACAGATATGAATCCTGACATGACAGttgaaaagattgaaattcaacAGCAGACTGCACAGTAA